In a genomic window of Plutella xylostella chromosome 16, ilPluXylo3.1, whole genome shotgun sequence:
- the LOC105397237 gene encoding CCR4-NOT transcription complex subunit 10 produces the protein MSNTKEEPAVLALQCFQKKEYNGTLQHLSELDTLTGGANRRVQHNKIVAEFMAGDMKDIDKYKKAITQFLGVTYPDIEVKDFSIPFAVYNYAVLLYHSRYYYQCAVLLEKLLTSVKTIKDKKLVQQIVLLLLEATLCRRTYDKTLEVAKTHGEVVKGSESSDLLDRQVARAQLLLGSKEPLNLKPDTIENVFILAQQLYLNGDAKEAVNMLAKYKEIKYNYDLKTQGEEIWAAINNNLGIVYVSANKPYLASKYFQVAIKEHFRVMENEDSERLITCRDRPLYVYNLGIALLAANNAEGAFECLVEAARHYPNNPRIWQRLADCCVKKCCSDEAQQFTVKKLGSGSHTRVLLARENKEKYSTTGESFAIPSLSLEFAALCLRNAVTLLPNQDPPADVDAPLIQAPPSVPISWKQRCELKNSVLVLQSYVLLNLQDPLSALTSANELLAQPDVANDHKAWAHIYAAEALINLDRISDAVEHLNPPMIHELVSVLPPQMRDIIGVSVWAKAAVCHILRGDLVTARKILLQINSPRVLPLQMYLEICTGNIENCHAILRKLRHSNVS, from the coding sequence ATGTCTAACACAAAAGAAGAACCAGCTGTGTTAGCTCTGCAATGCTTTCAAAAGAAGGAGTACAATGGAACTCTGCAGCACTTATCAGAGCTGGACACCCTCACAGGAGGCGCCAACCGACGCGTACAGCACAACAAGATAGTCGCCGAGTTCATGGCTGGCGACATGAAGGATATTGACAAGTACAAGAAAGCCATCACACAGTTTTTAGGAGTCACTTACCCCGACATTGAAGTGAAAGATTTTAGTATTCCTTTTGCCGTCTACAACTATGCTGTGTTGCTGTACCACTCGCGCTACTACTACCAGTGCGCTGTTCTGCTTGAGAAGCTACTCACGTCTGTCAAGACTATTAAAGACAAGAAATTAGTCCAGCAAATCGTCCTGTTGTTGTTGGAAGCTACCTTGTGCCGACGCACTTACGATAAAACACTAGAAGTGGCCAAGACCCACGGGGAGGTTGTGAAAGGGTCAGAGTCCAGTGACCTGCTGGACCGGCAGGTGGCGCGCGCGCAGCTCCTCCTTGGCAGTAAGGAACCTTTGAACCTGAAACCGGACACCATTGAAAATGTCTTCATTCTCGCTCAACAGTTGTACTTGAATGGAGATGCCAAAGAAGCAGTGAACATGCTGGCAAAATACAAGGAAATCAAGTacaattatgatttaaaaacacAGGGTGAAGAGATCTGGGCAGCCATAAACAACAATTTGGGCATTGTTTATGTGTCAGCCAACAAGCCATATCTTGCATCTAAATACTTCCAAGTGGCTATTAAAGAGCATTTCAGGGTGATGGAGAATGAGGACAGTGAGAGGCTCATCACTTGTAGAGACCGACCGCTGTATGTGTACAACCTGGGCATAGCCCTGCTGGCAGCCAACAATGCAGAAGGAGCATTTGAATGTCTGGTGGAGGCGGCTCGGCACTACCCCAACAACCCACGCATCTGGCAGAGGCTGGCCGACTGCTGCGTGAAGAAATGCTGCAGCGATGAAGCCCAGCAGTTCACTGTGAAGAAACTGGGCAGCGGCTCTCACACCCGCGTCTTGCTAGCCAGGGAGAACAAAGAGAAATACTCAACAACAGGGGAATCCTTTGCTATACCATCACTGTCACTAGAATTTGCAGCGTTATGCCTCAGAAATGCTGTGACATTGCTGCCAAACCAGGACCCACCTGCAGATGTTGATGCTCCATTGATACAGGCACCTCCTAGTGTACCCATCAGCTGGAAGCAGCGGTGTGAGCTGAAGAACTCAGTACTAGTCCTTCAGAGCTATGTACTACTCAACCTGCAAGATCCCCTGTCAGCTCTCACCAGTGCCAATGAGCTGCTAGCCCAGCCCGACGTGGCCAATGACCACAAGGCCTGGGCTCACATCTACGCAGCAGAGGCTCTCATCAATTTAGATAGAATATCTGATGCAGTTGAGCATTTGAACCCTCCAATGATTCACGAATTAGTCAGTGTCCTACCGCCTCAGATGAGGGATATAATTGGGGTGTCAGTATGGGCCAAAGCTGCTGTCTGCCACATCCTGAGAGGAGACCTGGTGACCGCCAGGAAGATCCTGCTGCAGATCAACTCCCCGAGGGTGCTTCCACTGCAGATGTACTTGGAAATCTGTACTGGTAACATTGAGAACTGTCACGCGATACTCAGGAAACTTAGGCATTCTAATGTATCCtag
- the LOC105397234 gene encoding ribonuclease P protein subunit p29 — translation MASKEFGQSESAQAVINFLKSNVPRSDVPNIEAELKKEFVFAKKKSKSQRKKPSRKKARCLTREERKTLGFYTIPRNSVKYSDVLPMHSMWVEYMSQVLELDKSVPSPTGKNWDSFTQSFYKADFHGSILRVVRSKCPSYVGKLGICIMDTRNTFKIVSKDNVVTTIPKKESVFEMHLKHLRITLFGKHLCVRPAERSTKKIKTQQHPDLI, via the coding sequence ATGGCCTCAAAAGAATTCGGACAAAGTGAATCAGCTCAGGCTGTTATAAACTTCTTGAAATCGAACGTTCCCAGATCGGATGTGCCGAACATTGAAGCAGAACTAAAGAAAGAGTTTGTATTCGCCAAGAAGAAGAGCAAGAGTCAACGGAAGAAGCCCAGTAGGAAGAAAGCGCGATGCTTGACACGAGAAGAAAGGAAAACTCTGGGTTTCTACACTATACCGAGAAACAGTGTGAAGTACAGTGATGTCCTCCCAATGCACTCTATGTGGGTAGAATACATGTCCCAAGTACTGGAACTAGATAAATCTGTTCCTTCTCCAACTGGCAAGAACTGGGATAGCTTCACACAGTCATTTTACAAAGCAGACTTCCATGGCAGCATATTGCGTGTAGTACGGTCAAAATGTCCCAGTTATGTTGGCAAACTTGGTATCTGCATAATGGACACTAGGAACACATTTAAAATCGTGTCCAAAGATAATGTTGTGACCACAATACCTAAGAAGGAAAGCGTTTTTGAAATGCATTTAAAACATTTGAGAATAACCCTGTTTGGTAAACATCTGTGTGTCCGTCCAGCTGAAAGATCTACAAAGAAGATTAAGACACAGCAGCATCCAGATTTAATTTAG
- the LOC105397233 gene encoding WSCD family member AAEL009094, with amino-acid sequence MSRRSLFILAATIIILYFSVILFILTPLHGSRIGLYMESNRLYSALRHRLFMCRDLRWRSPPYSDPVALVSFPGSGNTWLRHLLQQSTGYLTGSVYNDVGLRRNGFPAENVTNGSVLVVKTHYMPNDISSYYKSAILLIRNPRDAILAEFNRRLQGHIGTVPKSAFKTTYGAGKISWRTFVLDQAAEWGNFHVRWLTQYPRPVHVVLYDELVDDTRSTLAGVLAFLNETVSELVDDTRTTLAGVLAFLNETVSEVSAVRIARGASTWCCTTSSQLAFLNETVSESAMDCAMRNREGIFRRKKKLQNFDPFTEEMYAQLSIVRAEVMKLVSRYKDKDNHIT; translated from the exons ATGTCCCGGAGGTCACTATTCATACTTGCGgccactattattattttgtatttctctgttattctttttattttgacgCCGTTGCACGGGTCGCGTATTGGACTGTATATGGAGTCCAATAGGTTGTATTCTGCGCTAAGACACAGGTTGTTTATGTGCCGGGACCTGCGGTGGCGGTCGCCCCCGTATTCAGACCCTGTGGCCCTGGTGTCGTTCCCGGGAAGTGGAAACACTTGGCTTCGGCATCTATTGCAGCAGAGCACAG GGTATTTAACTGGCTCAGTATACAATGATGTTGGTCTGAGACGGAACGGGTTCCCGGCAGAGAATGTGACAAATGGATCAGTGCTGGTTGTGAAGACACACTACATGCCGAATGACATCAGCAGCTACTACAAGTCGGCCATATTGCTCATTAGAAACCCTAGAGATGCTATTTTG GCTGAATTCAACAGGAGATTGCAGGGTCACATAGGCACTGTTCCAAAGTCTGCATTCAAAACTACTTATGGTGCTGGGAAAATAA GCTGGCGCACATTCGTTCTCGACCAGGCAGCGGAGTGGGGCAACTTCCACGTGCGCTGGCTCACGCAGTACCCCCGTCCTGTCCACGTGGTGCTGTACGACGAGCTGGTTGATGATACCAGGAGCACGCTGGCTGGGGTGCTGGCGTTCCTGAATGAGACTGTTTCGGAG CTGGTTGATGACACCAGGACCACGCTGGCCGGGGTGCTGGCGTTCCTCAATGAGACTGTTTCGGAAGTGAGCGCTGTTAGAATAGCTAGAG GCGCGTCCACGTGGTGTTGTACGACGAGCTCACAGCTGGCGTTCCTGAATGAGACTGTTTCGGAG TCGGCCATGGACTGCGCCATGAGAAACAGAGAGGGCATATTCCGACGCAAGAAGAAACTTCAGAACTTCGACCCGTTTACAGAAGAGATGTACGCTCAACTGAGCATCGTGCGCGCCGAGGTGATGAAGCTCGTCAGCAGGTATAAGGACAAGGACAATCATATCACGTAG